From the genome of Mycetocola spongiae, one region includes:
- a CDS encoding helix-turn-helix domain-containing protein, with protein sequence MQDTYTEVTSAAQPGLRLNRAKLDELRRANGIESEADLARLANINPTTLWRVSTGKTLPSNGFIARMVVAFPLCPMGELFFVDKAAA encoded by the coding sequence ATGCAAGATACATACACCGAAGTAACGTCTGCGGCTCAGCCCGGACTCCGGCTCAACCGCGCGAAGCTCGACGAGCTGCGCCGAGCGAACGGCATCGAGAGCGAAGCCGACCTCGCCCGTCTCGCCAACATTAACCCGACGACTCTATGGCGAGTCTCGACTGGCAAAACTCTCCCCTCCAACGGGTTTATTGCCCGCATGGTAGTCGCGTTCCCGCTTTGCCCCATGGGAGAGCTGTTTTTCGTCGATAAGGCTGCGGCTTAG
- a CDS encoding ImmA/IrrE family metallo-endopeptidase, which translates to MQQYDPWNHAEKLGVSIIEWPLRTAKGMWVPEQRAIFIRPKMRSFVELSVLAHELVHAEYCDPAGHHPKNEARANRIAAQRLINPREIAELLRLYPDGDRICRELGVTREIFQAYLDTGEVA; encoded by the coding sequence ATGCAACAATACGACCCGTGGAATCACGCCGAAAAACTCGGCGTTTCCATAATCGAGTGGCCCCTGCGCACGGCCAAAGGGATGTGGGTCCCCGAGCAGCGCGCAATATTCATCCGCCCCAAGATGCGTTCCTTTGTAGAGCTCTCGGTACTTGCCCATGAGCTAGTCCACGCCGAATACTGCGACCCCGCAGGGCATCACCCCAAAAATGAGGCGCGCGCCAATCGCATCGCAGCGCAACGCCTCATCAACCCCCGAGAGATCGCCGAGCTGCTCAGGCTGTACCCCGACGGAGACCGGATCTGCCGAGAGCTCGGCGTCACCCGCGAAATATTTCAGGCATACCTAGACACCGGAGAGGTGGCATGA
- a CDS encoding recombinase family protein, giving the protein MTAQPIAHLRPARKAVLYLRQSTAREESISLELQESAGREYCARHGFEIVAVEADPGISGRTWNRPAVHRVMEMIEAKTADVIVLWKWSRLSRSRLDWAVAVDKVESAGGLIVSATEDVDVSTSTGRLARGMLAEFAAFESERIGDSWKEALHRRKMQGLPHLPYAVRFGYMRGDGPVQTPNPDTAPWMVACYEKYLSGWGLSRIARWLNENSVPTAKGAEWSFVTVKQVMRNGFAAGLLYTAATDTYTKGAHEALIDTDTWEAFLTKLRHTATTHPRHRNPVYSLSGLVICADCGSPMSVTAYNGPSRSFRCPMRQRNPAKYRHTVILREPLEAAVKEWVGELAAEVDRAAMQEAERARTKVSQIGHATALSKQLDTTSARIVKLTMGWTKGIVPDDAYAESMAQLEARRTDLATRLSAASRDAKDARTTAEVAKGLLAEWDKLDLAGLNAVLKKLIAGIVVTPGERAASTEFRIIPRWVD; this is encoded by the coding sequence ATGACCGCTCAACCGATCGCGCACCTGCGCCCCGCCCGCAAGGCCGTCCTATACCTGCGGCAGTCCACCGCACGCGAAGAGTCAATTAGCCTCGAGCTACAGGAATCTGCAGGCCGCGAATATTGCGCCCGCCACGGCTTCGAGATCGTCGCGGTCGAAGCCGACCCAGGGATCTCGGGGCGCACCTGGAATAGGCCCGCCGTGCACCGCGTCATGGAAATGATCGAGGCTAAGACCGCCGACGTTATCGTGCTTTGGAAATGGTCTCGGCTCTCGCGCTCCCGCCTAGATTGGGCTGTCGCCGTAGACAAGGTCGAATCCGCCGGCGGGCTTATCGTCTCCGCGACCGAGGACGTGGACGTATCCACCTCCACGGGGAGGCTCGCGCGCGGGATGCTGGCCGAATTCGCCGCGTTCGAGTCTGAACGCATCGGGGACTCCTGGAAAGAGGCCCTCCATCGTCGAAAGATGCAAGGGCTCCCGCATTTACCATATGCGGTCCGGTTCGGCTACATGCGAGGCGATGGGCCTGTGCAGACGCCGAATCCTGACACCGCCCCATGGATGGTCGCCTGCTATGAAAAGTACTTGTCCGGTTGGGGACTTTCGCGCATCGCACGCTGGCTCAACGAAAACTCGGTACCCACGGCAAAGGGCGCGGAGTGGAGCTTCGTCACGGTCAAGCAGGTGATGCGAAACGGCTTCGCCGCAGGCCTGCTATATACCGCCGCGACCGACACCTACACCAAAGGCGCACACGAGGCCCTCATCGATACCGACACTTGGGAAGCCTTCCTTACAAAACTCCGCCATACGGCGACCACGCACCCGCGACACCGAAACCCTGTTTACTCGCTATCGGGGCTCGTCATTTGCGCCGACTGCGGCTCGCCCATGAGCGTCACTGCTTACAACGGGCCTTCGCGAAGCTTCCGCTGCCCGATGAGACAAAGAAATCCCGCGAAATATCGCCACACTGTGATACTGCGTGAGCCGCTCGAAGCCGCCGTGAAGGAGTGGGTTGGCGAGCTGGCCGCCGAGGTAGACCGAGCCGCGATGCAAGAGGCCGAGCGTGCGCGTACCAAAGTCTCTCAGATTGGCCACGCTACGGCGCTATCGAAGCAGCTCGACACGACCAGCGCGCGGATCGTGAAACTCACGATGGGCTGGACCAAGGGCATTGTGCCGGACGACGCATACGCGGAAAGCATGGCCCAGCTCGAAGCTCGAAGGACGGACCTAGCGACGAGGCTTAGCGCGGCGTCGCGAGACGCCAAAGATGCCAGGACCACCGCGGAGGTAGCCAAGGGCCTTCTGGCCGAGTGGGACAAGCTCGACCTCGCTGGGCTAAACGCGGTGCTGAAGAAGCTCATAGCGGGCATCGTGGTAACACCGGGGGAGCGCGCCGCAAGCACGGAATTCCGCATCATTCCAAGGTGGGTCGATTAA
- a CDS encoding APC family permease, which translates to MGCCRVWFSLSRDGLLPRWFSKTDRAGVPQRVTWLAGLCAALLAGVFPIREVADLTNIGILAAFLVVCIAVIVFRYRRPDTPRTFRLPLMPIVPAIGIIASAFLISQLDHFTFIRFGVWLVLGLAIYFGYSRRHSLLNPESPRHNDPPGTR; encoded by the coding sequence ATGGGCTGCTGCCGCGTCTGGTTTTCGCTCAGCCGCGATGGGCTGCTGCCGCGCTGGTTCTCCAAGACCGACCGCGCGGGAGTTCCCCAGCGCGTGACCTGGCTCGCCGGTCTCTGCGCCGCGCTGCTGGCCGGTGTCTTCCCCATTCGCGAGGTTGCCGACCTCACCAATATCGGAATCCTCGCGGCCTTCCTGGTGGTGTGTATCGCCGTGATCGTATTCCGCTATCGCCGCCCCGATACCCCGCGCACCTTCCGGCTGCCGCTGATGCCGATAGTCCCCGCGATTGGCATCATCGCCTCGGCCTTCCTCATCTCGCAGCTGGACCACTTCACGTTTATCCGGTTTGGCGTATGGCTTGTGCTTGGCCTGGCCATCTATTTTGGCTATTCCCGCCGGCACTCCCTGCTGAACCCGGAAAGCCCGCGGCATAACGATCCTCCCGGCACGCGCTAG
- the dinB gene encoding DNA polymerase IV: MSKQDGRSRVVSAADADDSGTPILHIDMDAFFASVSLLDRPEDAHRPVAIGHRTGRSVVSTANYAARRYGVGAAMPMARALQLCPSLLVIEPDFAAYQHYSSIVMNIFRDTTPLVEVLGIDEAFLDVSGARRLLGSPAQIGQQIRRRVRDQTGLACTVGIAATKFVAKIASGKGKPDGLLVIPRDETVQFLRPLPIRALWGVGAKTAESLERIALHTIGDVADAPERQLVRAVGPAAALKLSQLSRGYDPRRVEASSAAEKSIGHEVTFEYDVTDEHALRRELLGLSDRVASRLRAADLSARTVALKVRYSDFSTLSRSRTLAEPTRVARRIYEESVELLASLESRGRPVRLIGVRAEGLQAGVVPEAALWDPDEEWREAENTIDTLRGKFGTAAIGPASLLRKNPRVPPTPPDGGLSERGPAR; this comes from the coding sequence GTGAGTAAACAGGATGGCCGTTCCCGTGTGGTATCCGCGGCGGATGCCGATGATTCCGGCACGCCCATTCTGCATATCGACATGGACGCCTTCTTCGCCTCCGTCTCGCTGCTGGACCGCCCGGAAGACGCCCACCGCCCCGTGGCCATCGGGCATCGCACCGGCCGCAGCGTGGTCTCCACGGCCAATTACGCCGCGCGCCGCTACGGCGTGGGGGCCGCCATGCCCATGGCCCGCGCCCTCCAGCTCTGCCCCTCGCTGCTGGTGATCGAGCCCGATTTTGCGGCCTATCAACACTATTCGAGCATCGTCATGAATATCTTCCGCGATACCACCCCGCTGGTGGAGGTCCTGGGCATCGACGAGGCCTTCCTCGACGTCTCGGGTGCGCGCCGCCTGCTCGGCTCGCCCGCGCAGATCGGCCAGCAGATCCGCCGCCGCGTGCGCGATCAAACCGGCCTCGCCTGCACCGTGGGAATCGCGGCCACCAAATTTGTGGCCAAGATCGCCTCGGGCAAGGGCAAGCCCGATGGCCTCCTTGTGATCCCCCGCGACGAGACCGTGCAGTTCCTGCGCCCGCTGCCCATCCGCGCACTCTGGGGCGTGGGCGCAAAAACCGCCGAGTCGCTTGAACGCATCGCCCTGCACACCATTGGCGATGTCGCGGATGCCCCCGAGCGTCAGCTCGTGCGCGCCGTGGGCCCCGCCGCCGCGCTGAAACTCTCGCAGCTATCCCGCGGTTATGACCCGCGCCGCGTGGAGGCCTCCTCCGCCGCCGAGAAGAGCATCGGCCACGAGGTCACGTTTGAATACGATGTCACCGATGAACACGCCCTGCGCCGGGAACTCCTGGGGCTGAGCGATCGCGTGGCATCGCGCCTGCGGGCCGCCGATCTCTCCGCCCGCACCGTGGCCCTGAAGGTGCGCTATAGCGATTTCAGCACCCTGTCGCGCTCGCGCACCCTCGCCGAACCCACCCGGGTTGCCCGGCGCATCTACGAGGAATCCGTGGAGCTGCTGGCCTCCCTGGAGTCCCGCGGTCGGCCCGTACGCCTGATCGGTGTGCGCGCCGAGGGGCTCCAGGCCGGGGTGGTCCCCGAGGCCGCGCTCTGGGATCCCGATGAGGAGTGGCGCGAGGCCGAAAATACCATCGATACCCTGCGCGGCAAATTTGGCACGGCGGCCATCGGCCCCGCCTCCCTCCTCCGAAAAAATCCGCGGGTTCCGCCCACCCCACCCGACGGCGGTCTATCCGAACGGGGCCCGGCGCGGTAG
- a CDS encoding ECF transporter S component — protein MQREKNLAPTPTRGRPNLRWRVVDIVVASVLGVAVALIFAVYNIGWSGIKVPFEALLPGVQGFAEPVWYIGGVLGALVIRKPGAALYVETLAAVVSALVGNQWGGFPTIEAGLVQGLGAEIVFLIFAYRVWNLPVAMLAGAVSALFASINNLFLWNPGAKLDYQIIYVVSQVAGGALIAGLLMWFAVRGLAATGALNRFASGRTATARV, from the coding sequence ATGCAGCGCGAAAAAAATCTCGCACCCACCCCCACCCGCGGCCGTCCCAACCTGCGCTGGAGGGTCGTTGATATCGTCGTGGCCAGCGTGCTTGGTGTGGCCGTGGCCCTCATCTTCGCGGTTTATAACATCGGCTGGAGCGGCATTAAAGTGCCGTTTGAGGCGCTCCTGCCCGGGGTCCAGGGCTTCGCCGAACCCGTATGGTATATCGGTGGTGTTCTCGGTGCCCTCGTGATTCGTAAGCCCGGTGCGGCGCTCTATGTGGAAACCCTCGCCGCGGTGGTCTCCGCGCTGGTGGGTAACCAGTGGGGTGGATTCCCCACGATTGAGGCCGGCCTGGTGCAGGGCCTCGGCGCGGAGATCGTCTTCCTGATCTTCGCCTACCGGGTCTGGAATCTGCCGGTAGCGATGCTCGCGGGAGCCGTATCCGCGCTCTTTGCCTCGATTAATAACCTGTTCCTCTGGAACCCCGGGGCCAAGCTCGACTATCAGATCATCTATGTGGTGTCCCAGGTCGCGGGAGGCGCGCTGATCGCCGGGCTGCTGATGTGGTTTGCCGTGCGCGGCCTGGCGGCCACCGGGGCGCTGAATAGGTTCGCCTCCGGCCGCACGGCCACCGCGCGGGTATAG
- a CDS encoding ABC transporter ATP-binding protein encodes MINPGSAPVPAAVEARGWGWRHASRLAWAVDNLTLRINPGERVLLLGASGAGKSTFMHALAGVVGGDDEGESHGTLTVDGVPPASLRGRSGLVLQDPDSQMILARVGDDVAFGCENLGVPREQIWPRVSRALGDVGLDLPLDHLSSRLSGGQKQRLALAGVLAMNPGLILLDEPTANLDPAGVREVRDAVGRALDRTGATLIVIEHRVSTWLPIVDRVIVLGPGAGVIADGDPATVLRERGAELAAAGVWVPEHPPVLAPRPPTIAGEVLLSGRGLRAARIPGTPVTRALDLDLRAGEILALTGPNGAGKSTLALTLAGLIRPEAGTLAASPALAQGAGPAPIGWKSRQLLGRIGSVFQDPEHQFLSTTVRGELEISPRMLRWDAEHTEARITEILGRLRLTALARAHPFTLSGGEKRRLSVATALVAAPAVLMLDEPTFGQDALTWAELVALVDELRSGGTSVLAVSHDEDFIAALADRELVLAAPNGGTQA; translated from the coding sequence GTGATAAATCCCGGATCGGCGCCGGTCCCGGCCGCGGTGGAAGCCCGCGGCTGGGGCTGGCGCCACGCCTCCCGCCTCGCCTGGGCGGTGGATAACCTCACGCTCCGGATCAACCCCGGCGAGCGGGTATTGCTGCTGGGTGCCTCCGGGGCCGGAAAATCCACGTTTATGCACGCCCTCGCCGGCGTGGTGGGCGGGGACGACGAGGGCGAAAGCCACGGGACCCTGACCGTGGACGGCGTGCCACCCGCGTCCCTGCGCGGCCGCTCCGGCCTGGTGCTCCAGGATCCCGACTCGCAGATGATCCTCGCCCGCGTGGGTGATGACGTGGCCTTTGGCTGCGAAAATCTTGGTGTTCCGCGCGAACAGATCTGGCCGCGGGTGAGCCGGGCCCTGGGGGATGTGGGCCTGGACCTGCCGCTGGACCACCTCTCCTCGCGGCTCTCGGGCGGGCAAAAACAGCGCCTCGCCCTCGCGGGGGTACTCGCGATGAATCCGGGGCTGATTCTCCTGGACGAGCCCACCGCAAATTTGGATCCCGCGGGGGTGCGCGAGGTGCGCGATGCCGTGGGCCGCGCCCTGGACCGCACGGGCGCGACACTGATCGTGATTGAGCATCGGGTCTCCACGTGGCTACCCATCGTGGACCGCGTCATCGTCCTGGGCCCCGGTGCGGGGGTGATCGCCGATGGTGATCCCGCCACCGTGCTGCGCGAGCGCGGCGCGGAGCTGGCCGCCGCGGGGGTCTGGGTGCCCGAGCATCCGCCGGTTCTTGCACCGCGACCGCCGACCATCGCGGGCGAGGTGCTGCTCTCCGGGCGCGGCCTGCGGGCCGCGCGGATTCCGGGCACCCCGGTCACCCGGGCACTGGACCTGGACCTGCGGGCGGGGGAGATCCTCGCCCTCACCGGGCCCAATGGTGCCGGAAAATCCACGCTGGCGCTGACCCTCGCCGGCCTGATTCGCCCCGAGGCGGGCACGCTGGCGGCGTCTCCCGCGCTTGCGCAGGGCGCGGGACCCGCTCCCATCGGCTGGAAATCCCGGCAGCTGCTGGGCCGGATCGGATCGGTGTTCCAGGATCCCGAACACCAGTTCCTGAGCACCACCGTGCGCGGTGAACTCGAAATCTCCCCGCGCATGCTGCGCTGGGATGCCGAGCATACCGAGGCCCGCATCACCGAGATCCTGGGGCGTCTGCGCCTCACGGCCCTGGCCCGCGCCCATCCCTTCACCCTCTCCGGCGGGGAAAAACGCCGCCTCTCGGTGGCCACCGCCCTCGTGGCGGCCCCCGCGGTGCTGATGCTGGACGAGCCCACATTTGGGCAGGACGCCCTGACCTGGGCGGAGCTGGTGGCGCTGGTGGATGAGCTGCGCTCGGGCGGCACCTCGGTGCTCGCGGTGAGTCACGATGAGGACTTTATCGCGGCACTCGCCGATCGTGAGCTGGTCCTGGCCGCACCAAACGGGGGTACACAGGCATGA
- a CDS encoding energy-coupling factor transporter transmembrane component T family protein, whose protein sequence is MSATTYSGVVTAERAGGIHRTNAVSRLLVPVPITLVLLLTLDWVSAATALAALAILLPFTGITARQFFLRTLPVWIAAPAAAVTMLLYGRPSGTVYWEFGVAQISDGSIEIAVATMLRLLAIALPAVVLFITVDPTDLADGLAQILHLPARFVLGALAGLRMVGLFMDDWRQLELARRARGVADTGRVRRLLGMCLAILVLSIRRGSKLAMAMEARGFGGDIPRTWARESTLGWRDAVLAVVGLAVAALIVIVTVSTGHWNFVFD, encoded by the coding sequence ATGAGCGCCACCACCTATAGCGGCGTGGTCACGGCCGAACGCGCGGGCGGAATCCACCGCACCAATGCCGTTTCGCGGCTGCTGGTCCCGGTCCCGATCACGCTGGTTCTCCTGTTGACCCTGGACTGGGTATCCGCGGCCACGGCGCTCGCGGCGCTGGCGATCCTGCTGCCGTTTACCGGGATCACCGCGCGACAGTTTTTCCTCCGCACCCTGCCGGTATGGATCGCGGCCCCCGCCGCGGCCGTGACGATGCTGCTCTATGGGCGGCCGTCGGGCACGGTGTACTGGGAGTTTGGGGTCGCCCAGATCAGCGATGGTTCGATCGAGATTGCCGTGGCCACGATGCTGCGCCTGCTCGCGATTGCGCTGCCCGCGGTGGTGCTATTTATCACCGTGGACCCCACCGACCTGGCCGATGGCCTCGCGCAGATCCTGCACCTCCCGGCGCGTTTTGTCCTCGGAGCCCTGGCGGGGCTGCGGATGGTGGGGCTGTTTATGGACGATTGGCGGCAGCTTGAGCTCGCGCGGCGGGCCCGCGGTGTGGCCGATACCGGCCGGGTGCGGCGCCTGCTGGGGATGTGCCTGGCGATCCTGGTGCTCTCGATCCGGCGCGGCAGCAAGCTCGCGATGGCGATGGAGGCCCGCGGCTTTGGCGGCGATATTCCGCGCACCTGGGCCCGCGAGTCCACCCTGGGCTGGCGCGATGCCGTGCTGGCCGTGGTGGGGCTTGCCGTGGCCGCGCTGATCGTGATCGTCACGGTGAGCACCGGACACTGGAATTTCGTTTTTGACTAG
- a CDS encoding nucleoside/nucleotide kinase family protein, with the protein MTRPEDSSAARAQAWAALGEPGAQILLIEGPSGAGKSTFAGELRQHWPGPDTPRLVRMDGLYPGWSGLEAAARALVRDLLLPLSRGERGFWTGYDWEAGHTTKQYPVDPGLPLIVEGCGALSRASARLADLRIWIGAEDGLRKRRALARDGDTYLPHWDAWQRDYEIFTAREDPRALADLRLRATETFVIPEGHSAAE; encoded by the coding sequence TTGACTAGGCCGGAGGATTCGAGCGCCGCCCGGGCGCAGGCCTGGGCGGCGCTCGGCGAGCCCGGTGCTCAAATTTTGCTGATCGAGGGCCCCAGCGGCGCGGGCAAATCCACGTTTGCCGGCGAGCTCCGGCAGCACTGGCCGGGGCCGGATACGCCACGCCTGGTGCGCATGGACGGGCTCTATCCGGGCTGGTCCGGGCTGGAGGCCGCCGCGCGGGCGCTGGTGCGGGATCTGCTGCTGCCGCTGAGCCGCGGCGAGCGTGGATTTTGGACCGGCTATGACTGGGAGGCCGGGCACACCACCAAGCAATACCCCGTGGATCCCGGATTGCCGCTGATCGTGGAGGGATGCGGCGCGCTCTCCCGGGCCTCCGCGCGGCTCGCGGATCTGCGGATCTGGATCGGCGCGGAGGACGGCCTGCGCAAGCGCCGCGCGCTCGCCCGCGATGGCGATACCTATCTGCCGCACTGGGACGCCTGGCAGCGCGATTATGAGATCTTCACCGCGCGCGAGGATCCGCGTGCCCTCGCCGACCTCCGGCTGCGGGCCACCGAGACGTTTGTGATCCCCGAGGGTCACTCCGCCGCGGAATAG
- a CDS encoding metallopeptidase family protein has translation MELDADAFDTLVNEVFDALPAEITEGLENVAITIEDLPEDGTLDLLGLYHGIELPDRDAYGYGEMPDLISIYRLPLLNIVENEEELREEVRVTLIHEIGHYYGLDDAELHRLGWG, from the coding sequence ATGGAACTCGATGCCGATGCGTTTGACACCCTCGTAAACGAGGTCTTCGACGCGCTCCCCGCCGAGATCACCGAGGGGCTCGAAAACGTGGCCATCACGATCGAGGATCTGCCCGAGGATGGCACCCTCGATCTCCTGGGTCTGTATCACGGCATCGAGCTTCCCGACCGCGATGCCTATGGTTATGGCGAGATGCCCGATCTGATCAGCATCTACCGCCTCCCGCTCCTGAATATCGTGGAGAACGAGGAGGAGCTGCGGGAAGAGGTGCGCGTCACGCTGATTCACGAGATCGGTCACTATTATGGGCTCGATGATGCGGAACTACACCGGCTTGGCTGGGGTTAG
- the orn gene encoding oligoribonuclease, translating into MANLADRLVWIDCEMTGLDLGVDELVEIAVVITDFDLNPVDPGIDLVIKPSAAALEQMGEFVTTMHTTSGLINELNDGLSLEEAERRVLEYVRSFIPEARKAPLAGNSIGTDRAFLSKYMPELDNHLHYRNIDVSSIKELAHRWYPRVYFQAPAKDGGHRALADILESIRELAYYRAAAFVDTPGPTSEEAKAISEDVVAKFAPNM; encoded by the coding sequence ATGGCAAATCTCGCGGACCGCTTGGTCTGGATCGACTGTGAAATGACCGGCCTCGACCTTGGTGTTGACGAACTCGTGGAAATCGCGGTGGTGATCACAGACTTCGACCTCAACCCCGTTGATCCCGGCATCGACCTGGTCATCAAGCCCAGCGCCGCGGCCCTGGAACAGATGGGCGAGTTTGTCACCACGATGCACACCACCTCGGGCCTGATTAATGAGCTCAACGACGGGCTCTCGCTCGAGGAGGCCGAACGCCGCGTCCTCGAGTATGTGCGCTCGTTTATTCCCGAGGCACGCAAGGCTCCCCTGGCGGGAAACTCGATCGGCACCGATCGTGCATTCCTTTCCAAGTACATGCCCGAGCTGGATAACCACCTGCACTATCGCAATATCGATGTGTCCTCCATTAAGGAGCTGGCACACCGCTGGTACCCCCGAGTCTATTTCCAGGCCCCCGCCAAGGACGGTGGCCACCGCGCCCTCGCCGATATTCTTGAGTCCATCCGTGAGCTTGCGTATTATCGCGCCGCGGCCTTTGTGGATACCCCCGGACCCACCTCCGAGGAGGCCAAGGCCATCTCGGAGGACGTGGTGGCAAAGTTCGCTCCAAATATGTAA
- a CDS encoding SCO4848 family membrane protein — MNTVLAILLLINAVYNAVVWPRFWTRVKNDPRARDAAGKPTKFYTVHAVLIAIALLIAAVSAVFGVIALIAG; from the coding sequence GTGAATACCGTACTCGCGATTTTGCTGCTGATTAATGCCGTGTATAACGCCGTGGTGTGGCCGCGGTTTTGGACCCGCGTAAAAAACGATCCTCGCGCCCGCGATGCCGCGGGTAAGCCCACCAAGTTTTATACGGTGCACGCGGTCCTGATCGCGATCGCCCTGCTGATCGCCGCCGTATCCGCCGTATTTGGCGTGATTGCCCTGATCGCCGGATAA
- the nadE gene encoding ammonia-dependent NAD(+) synthetase produces the protein MRALQERIISELHVHPEIDPRTEINRRVSFLSEYLRASGARGFVLGISGGQDSSLAGRLCQLAVERVRAEGGTARFIAVRLPHGVQHDEDDAQLALTFIRADENSTVDIRPGVDGIAAEFRRATGEDITDFNKGNVKARMRMIAQYALAGQDGLLVVGTDHAAEAVTGFYTKFGDGGADVLPLAGLTKGQGKDLLRELEAPARLYEKIPTADLLDDEPGQTDESSLGVEYTQIDAYLRGEEIAEEAALAIERRFITSRHKRALPVGPADTWWRELP, from the coding sequence ATGAGAGCACTCCAGGAACGGATCATTTCCGAGCTTCACGTTCACCCCGAGATCGACCCGCGCACCGAGATCAACCGCCGCGTCTCCTTCCTCTCCGAATACCTGCGCGCCTCGGGCGCGCGCGGATTTGTCCTGGGCATCAGCGGCGGGCAGGACTCCTCCCTCGCCGGACGCCTGTGCCAGCTCGCCGTCGAACGCGTGCGCGCCGAGGGGGGCACCGCACGCTTCATCGCCGTGCGCCTCCCGCACGGGGTGCAGCACGATGAGGACGATGCGCAGCTTGCGCTCACCTTCATCCGTGCCGATGAAAATAGCACCGTGGATATTCGTCCCGGAGTGGACGGTATCGCCGCCGAGTTTCGGCGGGCCACCGGCGAGGACATCACCGATTTTAATAAGGGCAATGTGAAGGCGCGGATGCGCATGATCGCGCAATACGCGCTGGCCGGCCAGGACGGCCTGCTGGTTGTGGGCACCGATCACGCGGCCGAGGCCGTCACGGGGTTTTATACCAAATTTGGTGACGGTGGGGCCGATGTCCTGCCGCTCGCCGGACTCACCAAGGGCCAGGGCAAGGACCTGCTGCGCGAGCTGGAGGCGCCGGCCCGTCTCTACGAAAAAATCCCCACGGCCGATCTGCTCGACGATGAGCCCGGCCAGACCGATGAGTCCAGCCTGGGCGTGGAATATACCCAGATCGACGCCTATCTGCGCGGCGAGGAGATCGCCGAGGAGGCAGCCCTCGCGATCGAGCGACGCTTCATCACGAGCCGCCATAAGCGCGCGCTGCCCGTGGGCCCCGCCGATACCTGGTGGCGGGAACTGCCGTAA
- the msrA gene encoding peptide-methionine (S)-S-oxide reductase MsrA, with the protein MKSYVLGGGCFWCLDAVYRSLRGVSDVVSGYTGGTLVAPSYEAVCTGHTGHAEVVEVTFDETIIPAEIILDAFFTLHDPRQLNRQGNDVGTQYRSAMFYRSEEERAEFEAARERADEIWGGGVVTEISPLGEFYPAEDYHQDFFAKNPGQGYCLAVTVPKVNAVRRRFAEYTRPL; encoded by the coding sequence GTGAAAAGCTATGTACTCGGCGGTGGATGTTTCTGGTGTCTGGACGCGGTCTATCGTTCGCTGCGCGGCGTGAGCGACGTGGTCTCCGGCTATACCGGGGGCACGCTGGTCGCACCCAGCTATGAGGCCGTATGCACGGGGCATACCGGCCATGCCGAGGTGGTGGAGGTCACATTTGATGAGACCATCATCCCGGCCGAAATTATTCTTGATGCCTTCTTTACGCTGCACGACCCGCGCCAGCTGAACCGGCAGGGCAATGATGTGGGCACGCAGTATCGCTCCGCGATGTTTTATCGCAGCGAGGAGGAGCGCGCGGAATTTGAGGCGGCGCGCGAGCGGGCCGATGAGATCTGGGGAGGCGGAGTGGTCACGGAGATCTCCCCGCTCGGCGAGTTTTATCCGGCCGAGGACTATCACCAGGACTTTTTTGCCAAGAACCCGGGACAGGGCTATTGCCTCGCGGTGACCGTCCCCAAGGTGAACGCGGTGCGCCGCCGTTTCGCCGAATATACGCGCCCGCTCTAA